GCGCCAAGCACGACGCGGACGGTGGACTGCGTCTGATGCGACGTCGCGTACAGCGCCGCGAGCAGCATCACTGCTCCCGGTGCAGCCAGATAGAGCATCCGCCCCGCCGGCCCAAGGAAGACAAGATGCGCGAACGGCAGCAGGAACAGCACCATCCACGCATAGCCGTACCAGCCCAGGCGGACGGCTTCAGGATCAGGCCGCAGGTTCTGCATTCCTCCGACCTCTGTCCTCCGTCCTCCGTCTTCCGTCCTCCGTCTTCGGCGCCCGAGCCGAATGACCGCGTACAGCGGCAGGCCCAGAAACAGCAGCCCCAGTACTGTGTAGACCGAGAAGCCGGTGAACGGTGTGTCCGCGACATAGATAACCTTCTGATTGAATGGAAAGAGCAGGAGCTGCAACTGCTGCCCGAAGGTGTTCAGCACCTGCAGCGGTTCGGTGATTGCCTGTGACATGACCGAACTCGCGAACGGAACCCGGGCGATACCGAACCGGAGCAGGAGGTAGCAGGCAATCGGCAAGACCGCGGCCGACAGCCATGACCGGAGCTTTCGATACCGCGTCCGGTTCACGAAGAGCCACGCCGCCGCGACCGCGGCGAACACCAGCGATGATTCGAGGGCCAGCGTGCTGAGCAGCAGCGAGACACCGAACAGCACCGGCCAGACCCGCCCGCGGTCGCGCCGGCCGCGCAGCAGTGCGTAGCTTCCTGTTAGGAGGAAGAAAAGAGCGAGTAGATAGGTGCGGTTGGAGACGAACGTCACCACGCAGTTCATCGCCGGGTGGATGCCCACCAGCAACCCGCCCAGAACGGCCGGCCACACCGACCCGAACAGCTCCCAGAGCAGCAGGCACGTGAACAATACGACCGCTGCGTTGATGATGACGTTGGTCAGGTGATAGCCTGAAGGTCGGAGTCCCCAGACCTCGTGGTCGACGTAAAGGCTGAGATTGGATAGCGGCCGGTAGTAGGCGACGTCGTTCCGGCTCCGCTCCGTCTCCGGGTTGTTCCAG
This portion of the bacterium genome encodes:
- a CDS encoding tetratricopeptide repeat protein; translated protein: MQTSRTSAPKKTGTGPSRSAGHRRPYLAFGVAALAALILYLPTLQYGFVWDDNTLVVNNPSLNRTNPLDLFARGFWNNPETERSRNDVAYYRPLSNLSLYVDHEVWGLRPSGYHLTNVIINAAVVLFTCLLLWELFGSVWPAVLGGLLVGIHPAMNCVVTFVSNRTYLLALFFLLTGSYALLRGRRDRGRVWPVLFGVSLLLSTLALESSLVFAAVAAAWLFVNRTRYRKLRSWLSAAVLPIACYLLLRFGIARVPFASSVMSQAITEPLQVLNTFGQQLQLLLFPFNQKVIYVADTPFTGFSVYTVLGLLFLGLPLYAVIRLGRRRRRTEDGGRRTEVGGMQNLRPDPEAVRLGWYGYAWMVLFLLPFAHLVFLGPAGRMLYLAAPGAVMLLAALYATSHQTQSTVRVVLGAVLLYTAACAVQTLRRNPIWRDELSMSKAMVREAPGSVIGHLHYGLALTQAGEKQGATEQFRAAVAISPDDAGPHVSLAFALIDQGDLPDAIRELREVVRLEPESPKARNDLGVALMRIGRLDSAIAEYREALRLDPNSDVVRRNLAMACRKAGMPDSSAQTQGNQR